The proteins below are encoded in one region of Pacificitalea manganoxidans:
- a CDS encoding N-acetylmuramoyl-L-alanine amidase, which yields MTALFPRRLLTPALLLAAALNAPVGAVAQATSPAAPETAPAAPAAAPPESRFTALAQVVEGATRARAVAGGVDLTLGLSQPVPWRVHTLTDPPRLVLDFAEVDFTRLGEADALLALSQISGVRAGPVREGWSRMVLLLTGPYGVDRAGMRTDTGDGSARLDLALRPVDADDFAATAGPRPSATFGDGGKALRPLPRPEGQPTDPRHDGRFVVVIDPGHGGLDPGAIRDGVTEADLVLRFARELQDQLRRSGTVEAVLTRSDDSFVPLETRIALARRAGADLFLSIHADAIAEGIATGAQVYTISDEATSRATAQLAERHDREDLLAGVDLSHQDDEVAEVLMSMAQVETRPRTEALARALIDGLEEAGVQLHKAPLEAAGFSVLKSPDVPSALIEIGFLSSPSELAKLQSTEWRAKAQAGLVSAIRSWWREDAARAALIRR from the coding sequence ATGACAGCACTGTTCCCCCGACGCCTGTTGACCCCTGCGCTGCTGCTGGCCGCGGCGCTCAATGCCCCTGTGGGGGCTGTCGCACAGGCCACATCCCCTGCGGCCCCCGAAACAGCACCCGCCGCACCCGCCGCCGCGCCGCCGGAAAGCCGCTTCACCGCCTTGGCGCAGGTGGTCGAGGGCGCAACCCGTGCCCGCGCAGTGGCAGGCGGCGTCGATCTGACATTGGGCCTGTCGCAGCCGGTGCCGTGGCGGGTGCATACGCTGACCGATCCGCCGCGTCTGGTGCTGGATTTCGCTGAGGTCGACTTCACCCGGTTGGGGGAGGCCGACGCACTGCTGGCGCTGTCGCAGATCTCCGGCGTGCGCGCCGGTCCGGTGCGCGAGGGCTGGTCCCGCATGGTGCTGCTCCTGACCGGCCCTTACGGCGTGGATCGGGCCGGGATGCGCACCGACACGGGCGATGGCTCCGCGCGGCTCGATCTCGCCTTGCGCCCGGTCGATGCGGATGACTTCGCCGCCACGGCAGGGCCGCGCCCCTCGGCCACGTTCGGCGATGGCGGCAAGGCGCTGCGCCCGCTGCCCCGTCCCGAAGGCCAGCCCACCGATCCGCGCCATGACGGGCGTTTCGTGGTGGTCATCGATCCCGGCCATGGCGGGCTGGACCCCGGCGCGATCCGCGATGGCGTGACGGAGGCCGATCTGGTGTTGCGGTTCGCGCGCGAATTGCAGGACCAGCTTCGCCGCAGCGGCACGGTCGAGGCGGTGCTGACGCGCTCGGATGACAGCTTCGTGCCGCTGGAAACCCGCATCGCGCTGGCGCGCCGGGCCGGGGCCGATCTGTTCCTGTCGATCCACGCCGATGCCATCGCCGAGGGCATCGCCACGGGCGCGCAGGTCTACACCATCTCGGACGAAGCGACGTCGCGCGCCACCGCGCAACTGGCCGAACGCCACGACCGCGAAGACCTGCTTGCCGGTGTTGATCTGAGCCATCAGGATGATGAGGTCGCCGAAGTGCTGATGTCGATGGCGCAGGTGGAAACCCGCCCCCGCACCGAAGCGCTGGCAAGAGCGCTGATCGACGGGCTGGAGGAGGCCGGCGTGCAATTGCACAAGGCGCCGTTGGAGGCCGCGGGCTTCTCCGTGCTGAAATCCCCCGATGTGCCAAGCGCCCTGATCGAGATCGGGTTTTTGTCGAGTCCCTCGGAATTGGCCAAGCTGCAAAGCACTGAATGGCGGGCCAAGGCGCAGGCTGGGCTGGTCTCCGCCATTCGCAGCTGGTGGCGCGAGGATGCCGCGCGTGCCGCGCTGATCCGGCGATGA
- a CDS encoding pyridoxal phosphate-dependent aminotransferase codes for MRSSRRSEVDPFIVMDVMEQARVAEAAGRDIVHMEVGQPGTPAPAGARAALAEAMQGGAAMGYTVALGLPALRARIARLYRDWYGIDLNPDRVIVTPGSSGAFLLAFTRLFEAGDRVGLGLPGYPSYRQILKALSLEPVGIESRMAHRLQPVPEDLPADLAGLIVASPGNPSGTMLDRAALAALIEACAANGTAFVSDEIYHGIQYEGRAVSALEISDDIVVINSFSKYFSMTGWRIGWMVVPETEIRAYERLAQNLFICPSHASQLAALAAMDCDAELQANLAVYTENRRLMLDGLPQAGFTRIAPPDGAFYVYADISDLTDDSLTFAQEVLAQAGVAVTPGLDFDPNRGARTLRFSYATSTPRIAEGLERLRRFMARR; via the coding sequence ATGCGGAGTTCAAGGCGAAGTGAAGTCGATCCCTTCATCGTGATGGATGTGATGGAGCAGGCGCGCGTCGCCGAAGCAGCAGGCCGCGACATCGTCCATATGGAGGTGGGCCAGCCCGGCACGCCTGCGCCCGCCGGGGCCCGCGCGGCGCTGGCCGAGGCGATGCAGGGCGGCGCGGCGATGGGCTATACCGTGGCGTTGGGCCTGCCCGCGCTGCGTGCCCGGATCGCGCGGCTTTATCGCGATTGGTATGGCATCGATCTGAACCCCGACCGTGTCATCGTCACGCCCGGCTCGTCCGGGGCGTTTCTGCTGGCCTTCACCCGGCTGTTCGAGGCGGGCGACCGCGTCGGGCTGGGCCTGCCCGGCTACCCGTCTTATCGCCAGATCCTGAAGGCGCTGAGCCTTGAGCCCGTGGGCATCGAAAGCCGCATGGCGCATCGTCTGCAACCGGTGCCGGAGGATCTGCCCGCCGATCTCGCCGGGCTGATCGTGGCGTCTCCGGGCAATCCCTCGGGCACGATGCTGGACCGCGCCGCGCTCGCCGCGCTGATCGAGGCCTGCGCCGCCAATGGCACGGCTTTCGTGTCGGACGAGATCTATCACGGCATCCAATACGAGGGGCGCGCGGTCTCGGCGCTGGAAATCTCCGACGACATCGTGGTCATCAATTCATTCTCCAAATACTTCTCGATGACCGGCTGGCGCATTGGCTGGATGGTGGTGCCAGAGACCGAAATCCGCGCCTATGAACGGCTGGCGCAGAACCTGTTCATCTGTCCCAGCCATGCGAGCCAACTCGCGGCGCTGGCGGCGATGGACTGTGACGCCGAATTGCAGGCCAATCTGGCGGTCTATACCGAAAACCGCCGCCTGATGCTGGACGGGCTGCCGCAGGCGGGGTTCACCCGCATCGCGCCGCCTGACGGGGCGTTTTACGTCTATGCCGATATCTCGGACCTGACCGATGACAGCCTGACCTTCGCGCAGGAGGTGCTGGCACAGGCGGGGGTGGCGGTCACACCGGGGCTCGATTTCGATCCCAATCGGGGCGCACGCACGCTTCGGTTCTCCTACGCCACCTCGACCCCGCGCATCGCCGAAGGGTTGGAACGTCTGCGCAGGTTCATGGCGCGGCGCTGA
- a CDS encoding DsbA family protein, with amino-acid sequence MRILPLAASAVALGLAFAPLAHAQEFDPAAMTDDQRAAFRDEVRAYLLDNPEVLMEAIGVLEQRQAEAQTMGDAQMIQTNEDAIFNDPMSYVGGNPDGDITIVEFMDYRCSYCRKAFPEVEELIASDGNIRFIVKEFPILGEESVLASRFGIAVLDVAGSEAYKSVHDAMMQMRGSYTDASLRALAEEAGIDDVDAVMEAMNSDAVTATIEANHELAQRLQITGTPTFVMSDQMLRGYVPLDAMQQIVEAAREG; translated from the coding sequence ATGCGTATTCTCCCGCTCGCCGCTTCCGCTGTCGCGCTTGGTCTGGCCTTTGCGCCGCTCGCCCATGCGCAGGAGTTCGATCCGGCCGCGATGACCGACGACCAGCGCGCCGCCTTCCGCGACGAAGTGCGCGCCTACCTTCTCGACAATCCCGAAGTGCTGATGGAAGCGATCGGCGTGCTGGAGCAGCGTCAGGCAGAGGCCCAGACCATGGGCGATGCGCAGATGATCCAGACCAACGAGGACGCCATTTTCAACGACCCGATGAGCTATGTCGGCGGCAATCCCGATGGCGACATCACCATCGTCGAATTCATGGATTACCGGTGCAGCTACTGTCGCAAGGCCTTCCCCGAGGTTGAGGAACTGATCGCCAGCGACGGCAACATCCGCTTTATCGTCAAGGAATTCCCGATCTTGGGCGAAGAGTCGGTGCTGGCGTCGCGCTTTGGCATTGCCGTGCTCGATGTGGCCGGGAGCGAGGCCTATAAATCCGTGCATGACGCCATGATGCAGATGCGCGGCAGCTACACCGATGCGTCGCTGCGCGCGCTCGCCGAGGAGGCCGGGATCGATGACGTGGATGCGGTGATGGAGGCGATGAACAGCGACGCGGTGACTGCCACGATCGAGGCCAATCACGAACTGGCTCAGCGGCTTCAGATCACCGGCACGCCGACTTTTGTCATGTCCGACCAGATGCTGCGCGGCTACGTCCCGCTGGACGCCATGCAGCAGATCGTGGAAGCTGCACGCGAAGGGTGA